One window of Erwinia aphidicola genomic DNA carries:
- a CDS encoding AlkA N-terminal domain-containing protein encodes MIDPDSAYRALTSRDARFDGVFYVGVTSTGIYCRPICPVKPPYAENCLFFDSAEAAEKASFRPCLRCRPELAPGNAPVDNSQRIAGRLMQRIDEGLIEQVESLEEIAAQFHLSLRQLRRIVQKELGVSPQELRQTRRLLLAKQLLSETRLPVTQIAFASGFASLRRFNAAFSTQYRMPPTRLRKASECEERELNGSDTSTLQLSYRPPYDWQAMLGFLRLRALLGVEYVDEQSYARTVRLGAHQGWIRVTQAAAKSVLLVEFTHSLTPVLPALLRRLRNLFDLSARPDLIAEHLALDPLLKPALNASPGLRVPGAFDGFEMAVRAILGQQITVKAAATLGGRFATAFGDRLTTPFAQLTHLSPLPARVAQCSVDEIAGLGIVSARTRCILALAASCADGTLQLDAASQPEQTVAQLLALPGIGEWTAQYLAMRALRWPDAFPAGDIVVRNNLGGISAKQAEVRSQAWRPWRSYAVMHIWKSGKLG; translated from the coding sequence ATGATTGACCCAGACTCTGCCTATCGTGCCCTCACTTCCCGCGATGCTCGCTTCGACGGCGTATTTTACGTCGGGGTGACTTCGACGGGTATCTATTGTCGCCCGATTTGTCCGGTGAAACCGCCCTACGCGGAAAACTGCCTGTTCTTCGACAGCGCCGAGGCAGCGGAGAAAGCATCGTTTCGCCCCTGCCTGCGCTGCCGCCCGGAGCTGGCCCCCGGCAACGCCCCGGTGGATAACAGCCAGCGCATCGCGGGGCGGCTGATGCAGCGCATTGACGAGGGGCTGATTGAGCAGGTGGAGAGTCTGGAAGAGATCGCCGCGCAGTTTCACCTAAGCCTGCGCCAGCTGCGGCGTATCGTGCAGAAGGAGCTGGGCGTATCGCCGCAGGAGCTGCGCCAGACGCGCCGCCTGCTGCTGGCTAAGCAGTTGCTGAGTGAAACGCGGCTGCCGGTCACGCAGATCGCCTTTGCCAGCGGATTTGCCAGCCTGCGCCGTTTTAACGCTGCCTTCAGCACTCAGTACCGGATGCCACCCACCCGCCTGCGCAAGGCCAGCGAGTGCGAAGAGCGCGAGCTGAACGGCAGTGATACCTCTACGCTACAGCTGAGCTATCGCCCCCCCTACGACTGGCAGGCCATGCTCGGCTTTCTGCGGCTGCGTGCACTGCTGGGCGTGGAATATGTTGATGAGCAGAGTTATGCGCGTACCGTGCGTCTGGGAGCGCATCAGGGGTGGATCAGGGTCACTCAGGCGGCAGCGAAGAGTGTGCTGCTGGTGGAGTTCACCCATTCGCTGACGCCGGTGCTGCCCGCTCTGCTCCGTCGCCTGCGTAATCTGTTCGATCTCAGCGCCCGTCCGGACCTGATTGCTGAACATCTGGCGCTCGACCCGCTGTTAAAGCCCGCGCTGAATGCCAGCCCTGGCCTGCGCGTGCCCGGGGCTTTTGACGGCTTCGAAATGGCGGTGCGCGCCATCCTTGGTCAGCAGATCACCGTAAAGGCCGCAGCGACGCTCGGGGGACGTTTCGCCACGGCGTTCGGCGATCGCTTGACCACGCCGTTTGCGCAGTTAACCCACCTCTCCCCCCTGCCTGCTCGCGTTGCTCAATGTTCAGTAGATGAGATTGCCGGCCTGGGCATTGTCAGCGCCCGCACCCGCTGCATTCTGGCGCTGGCGGCAAGCTGTGCGGATGGAACGCTGCAGCTAGACGCTGCCAGTCAGCCGGAGCAAACCGTGGCGCAGCTGTTAGCCCTGCCGGGGATTGGCGAATGGACAGCGCAGTATCTGGCAATGCGTGCGCTACGCTGGCCGGATGCCTTCCCCGCCGGGGATATCGTGGTACGTAACAATCTGGGGGGTATCAGCGCGAAGCAGGCAGAGGTTCGTTCACAGGCGTGGCGGCCATGGCGCAGTTATGCGGTGATGCATATCTGGAAGAGCGGCAAGTTGGGGTAA
- a CDS encoding methylated-DNA--[protein]-cysteine S-methyltransferase — protein sequence MAFWYKMMQSPVGELKLVATERGLAAILWENDDPKRVRFLPQDEDPTNAILLEAEKQLREYFSGQRQQFNVTLDFIGTEFQRKVWAALVNIPFGETRSYGEIARQVGSPAAVRAVGAANGRNPLSIIAPCHRVIGANGKLTGFAGGLETKAFLLRLEGGQLWSQEALL from the coding sequence ATGGCATTCTGGTACAAGATGATGCAGTCACCGGTCGGTGAGCTGAAGCTGGTCGCAACCGAGCGCGGGCTGGCGGCGATCCTGTGGGAAAACGACGATCCCAAGCGCGTGCGCTTCCTGCCGCAGGACGAAGACCCGACAAACGCGATCCTGCTGGAAGCTGAAAAGCAGCTGCGCGAGTATTTCTCCGGGCAGCGTCAGCAGTTCAATGTAACGCTCGACTTTATCGGCACTGAATTCCAGCGCAAAGTCTGGGCGGCGCTGGTCAACATTCCGTTTGGTGAAACGCGCAGCTATGGTGAAATCGCGCGCCAGGTGGGCAGCCCGGCTGCCGTCAGGGCCGTCGGGGCCGCCAATGGTCGTAACCCCCTCTCGATTATTGCTCCATGCCATCGGGTTATCGGCGCCAACGGCAAGCTAACCGGGTTCGCCGGCGGGCTGGAGACCAAAGCGTTCCTGCTGCGTCTGGAAGGTGGCCAGCTGTGGTCGCAGGAAGCGCTATTATGA
- the nadA gene encoding quinolinate synthase NadA, with translation MSLMFDPESAVYPFPPKPARLSVDEKQFYREKIKRLLKERDAVMVAHYYTDPEIQALAEETGGCVSDSLEMARFGSQHPASTLLVAGVRFMGETAKILSPEKTILMPTLQAECSLDLGCPIEEFSKFCDAHPDRTVVVYANTSAAVKARADWVVTSSIAVELIEHLDSLGEKIIWAPDRHLGQYVTRKSGADVICWQAACIVHDEFKTQALQRMKALYPDAAVLVHPESPQAIVNLADAVGSTSQLIQAAQTLPHKQMIVATDRGIFYKMQQACPDKELLEAPTAGEGATCRSCAHCPWMAMNGLQAIADGLEQGGSDHEIFVDDALREGALIPLNRMLTFAANLKLNVKGNA, from the coding sequence ATGAGCCTGATGTTCGATCCCGAATCCGCCGTATATCCTTTCCCGCCCAAACCGGCCCGTTTATCCGTTGATGAGAAACAGTTTTACCGCGAAAAAATTAAGCGCCTGCTGAAAGAGCGGGATGCGGTGATGGTGGCGCATTACTATACCGACCCGGAAATCCAGGCGCTGGCCGAAGAGACCGGCGGCTGCGTCTCTGATTCACTGGAGATGGCGCGCTTTGGCAGCCAGCATCCGGCTTCCACGCTGCTGGTCGCCGGGGTGCGCTTTATGGGCGAAACCGCCAAAATCCTCAGCCCGGAAAAAACCATTTTAATGCCGACGCTGCAGGCGGAGTGCTCGCTCGACCTCGGCTGCCCGATTGAAGAGTTCAGCAAATTCTGCGACGCCCACCCCGACCGTACCGTTGTGGTGTACGCCAATACCTCCGCAGCGGTCAAGGCGCGCGCCGACTGGGTCGTCACCTCCAGCATTGCCGTTGAGCTGATCGAGCATCTTGATAGCCTGGGCGAGAAAATCATCTGGGCCCCGGACCGCCATCTTGGTCAATATGTGACGCGCAAAAGCGGCGCGGACGTGATCTGCTGGCAGGCCGCCTGCATCGTCCATGACGAATTCAAAACTCAGGCGCTGCAGCGGATGAAAGCGCTGTATCCCGATGCCGCCGTGCTGGTGCATCCTGAGTCGCCGCAGGCTATCGTTAATCTTGCCGATGCGGTCGGTTCGACCAGCCAGCTGATTCAGGCAGCGCAAACCCTGCCGCACAAGCAGATGATCGTCGCCACCGATCGCGGCATCTTCTATAAAATGCAGCAGGCCTGCCCGGACAAAGAGCTGCTCGAGGCACCAACGGCCGGCGAGGGCGCCACCTGCCGCAGCTGCGCGCACTGTCCGTGGATGGCAATGAACGGGCTGCAAGCCATTGCTGACGGTCTGGAGCAGGGCGGCAGCGATCATGAGATCTTTGTTGACGATGCACTGCGAGAAGGTGCGTTGATCCCGTTGAATCGTATGCTAACCTTTGCTGCAAATCTTAAACTCAATGTGAAGGGTAACGCCTGA
- the pnuC gene encoding nicotinamide riboside transporter PnuC codes for MDFFSTSNILVHIPLGAGGYDLSWIEAIGTLAGLLCIWLASLEKIVNYAFGLINVTLFAVIFFQIQLYASLLLQLFFFVANIYGWYAWSRQTSDNQQALKIRWLPRAQLLAWTAVIVIAIALMTLYIDPVFALLTRAAVNIMQGMGFNVVMPQLQPDAFPFWDSCMMVLSIAAMILMTRKYVENWLLWVVINLISVMIFARQGVYAMALEYVLLTLIALNGSWLWMKSARQRG; via the coding sequence ATGGATTTTTTCAGCACGTCGAATATTCTGGTTCATATCCCTCTTGGGGCCGGTGGCTACGATCTGTCCTGGATTGAAGCCATCGGTACCCTTGCCGGGCTGCTGTGCATCTGGCTGGCGAGCCTGGAGAAGATCGTCAACTACGCTTTCGGCCTGATCAACGTGACGCTGTTCGCGGTCATCTTCTTCCAGATCCAGCTGTACGCCAGCCTGCTGCTGCAGCTGTTCTTTTTCGTCGCCAATATCTACGGCTGGTATGCCTGGAGCCGCCAGACCAGTGATAATCAGCAGGCGCTGAAAATTCGCTGGCTGCCGCGTGCGCAGCTGCTGGCCTGGACAGCGGTGATTGTTATCGCCATTGCACTGATGACGCTGTATATCGATCCGGTATTTGCGCTGCTGACGCGTGCCGCGGTAAACATTATGCAGGGTATGGGCTTCAACGTGGTGATGCCGCAGCTGCAGCCGGATGCTTTCCCGTTCTGGGATTCGTGCATGATGGTGCTGTCGATTGCGGCGATGATCCTGATGACGCGCAAGTACGTTGAAAACTGGCTACTGTGGGTGGTGATCAACCTGATCAGCGTGATGATATTCGCCCGTCAGGGAGTGTACGCCATGGCGCTGGAGTATGTGCTGCTGACGCTGATCGCGCTGAATGGCTCGTGGCTGTGGATGAAAAGCGCCCGCCAGAGAGGATAA
- the zitB gene encoding CDF family zinc transporter ZitB gives MAHTHTEKNGNRSRLLAAFVVTALFMLAEVAGGLLSGSLALLADAGHMLTDAAALLVALLATHFAQRKPSQRHSFGLLRLTTLAAFVNAIALLVITVLIVWEALRRFWQPEPVAGGMMLIVAIGGLLANLLAFWLLHHGSGEKNLNVRAAALHVLGDLLGSVGAIAAALIIMFTGWTPIDPILSIVVSLLVLRSGWMLIKESGHELLEGAPQDIDVAKLQRALARSIPEVRNVHHVHLWQVGEKPVITLHVQVIPPYDHDALLQRIHEYLHQHYQIEHATVQMEYQRCDGDDCDVGWIQGGGEHQHHHHH, from the coding sequence ATGGCTCACACCCACACTGAAAAGAACGGTAACCGTTCACGTCTGCTGGCAGCCTTTGTTGTCACGGCCCTGTTTATGCTGGCCGAGGTGGCGGGCGGTCTGCTCTCCGGCTCGCTGGCGCTGCTGGCCGATGCCGGGCATATGCTGACCGACGCCGCCGCGCTGCTGGTGGCCCTGCTGGCCACGCATTTTGCGCAGCGCAAGCCCAGCCAGCGCCACTCCTTTGGCCTGCTGCGCCTGACCACGCTGGCAGCTTTTGTCAATGCTATCGCGCTGCTGGTGATTACCGTGCTGATTGTCTGGGAGGCGCTGAGACGTTTCTGGCAGCCGGAGCCGGTGGCGGGTGGCATGATGCTGATTGTGGCTATCGGCGGGCTGCTGGCAAACCTGCTGGCGTTCTGGCTGCTGCATCACGGCAGCGGCGAGAAGAACCTTAACGTGCGCGCGGCGGCGCTGCACGTGCTCGGTGACCTGCTCGGCTCGGTCGGGGCGATTGCCGCCGCGCTGATTATTATGTTTACCGGCTGGACGCCGATCGACCCCATTCTGTCGATTGTGGTGTCCCTGCTGGTGCTGCGCAGCGGCTGGATGCTGATCAAGGAGAGCGGTCACGAACTGCTGGAGGGGGCGCCGCAGGATATTGATGTGGCTAAGCTACAGCGTGCGCTGGCGCGCAGCATCCCGGAGGTGCGTAACGTGCATCATGTGCATTTGTGGCAGGTGGGCGAGAAGCCGGTGATCACGCTGCATGTACAGGTGATCCCGCCTTACGATCATGACGCGCTGCTGCAGCGCATTCACGAGTATCTGCACCAGCATTATCAGATTGAGCACGCCACGGTGCAGATGGAGTATCAGCGTTGCGATGGCGATGATTGTGATGTGGGGTGGATTCAGGGCGGCGGCGAGCACCAGCATCACCACCATCATTAA
- a CDS encoding hybrid sensor histidine kinase/response regulator, with protein MAVTAVRTLLLMLLLFTSSALATLRPVSSIALPQEMMPMPVEWGKTLRVGVLQDNSSPWNIVVGSDLYGINADYLVALQQTSGLHVSVQGFSTQQAMMAALQSGKLDVLFGVPQQTLPAGLSATQPWFSSPLRIYRNRNNLRPVMFNSGDARLSVSRDTLARVDPEFARKHHWQVLPSDLQALSTLLNQHSDYVVADETSAGFLLSQLQQGEVYQLASSLDPGVLQLEAVTADAALTQQLDNAIRQLPMEVVNGIQGRWSSALPRYQDSNTAHLTSMERSWIAQHPVVIYAAVSDDYPWSYRNASGQPAGYSVDLLNSIGQITGLRFQPYWVSNAQQAGALVQQGRALIQLNLPLTGDDAMLNNTQPVWRALWGVYVQAAAQNVTGWPDLRGKRIGVLRGDIAGRLLPAGSTTQTFEDASSLYDALASGQIDALVDNVLSARWRIQGRFANTLQLAFAASDTAWPVTIGIAPDRPLLRALLNNSLQQIPAESWQRLRETWSSTPDSFSDSNSGEMRPISLFVLVAALFAIVFLLILLLRRYLEQRRERQQRLLLEQEREVAQRENRMKSQFLATVSHELRTPMQAVLGLLELELMQQPESHNLALIHSSAASLMTLLGDLQDHARVESNSFSLAPRPLEPEKWLQRLAVFYHPLMREQGPRLSVSALNPLPAWVLIDGERLQQIANNLIANAIKFTREGEIRLTLEALSTPPQLHFQVSDSGSGIPLDEQQRLFEPWYQTPSGRQLSVQGSGLGLSICREIVSRMGGTITLQSTPGQGTCVSVLLPWQLIPSPLPAADAEPQQCNTEAVSHLRVAIVDDHPTNLLVMQQQLAHCGIQAETFADGRALLKDGRQWDLLFVDYSMPHPDGVQLAKIVRRGERHQPHHTRVVLCSADAQILNRPQARQVADRLLVKPVSLADLAALLQAEAPAPFADLPQRLNQLAHHDEHYFQRLCQTLAETLKRDCAALRQAIAAEEWQQVEKAAHRMKGSWLLLNYSEGETLCQQIIEAARLHQNPKPAMNLLISLSESLLTQLGSYGSHPH; from the coding sequence GTGGCAGTCACAGCAGTGAGAACGCTACTGCTGATGCTGCTGCTGTTCACCAGCAGCGCGCTGGCGACGCTGCGCCCGGTGAGCAGCATCGCCCTGCCGCAGGAGATGATGCCGATGCCGGTCGAATGGGGAAAAACCCTGCGCGTCGGCGTATTACAGGACAACAGCTCGCCGTGGAATATTGTCGTTGGCAGCGACCTGTACGGTATCAATGCCGACTATCTGGTGGCGCTGCAGCAGACCAGCGGCCTGCACGTCAGCGTGCAGGGGTTCAGCACGCAGCAGGCGATGATGGCGGCACTGCAGAGCGGAAAGCTGGACGTGCTGTTTGGCGTTCCGCAGCAGACGCTGCCTGCGGGCCTCAGCGCGACGCAACCGTGGTTCTCCAGCCCGCTGCGTATTTACCGTAATCGCAATAACCTGCGGCCGGTGATGTTCAACTCTGGCGATGCCCGCCTCAGCGTCAGCCGCGACACCCTGGCGCGCGTTGACCCCGAGTTTGCGCGCAAGCATCACTGGCAGGTGCTGCCCAGTGATTTACAGGCCCTCTCCACCCTGCTGAATCAGCACAGCGACTATGTGGTGGCGGATGAGACCAGCGCCGGATTCCTGCTGAGCCAGCTGCAGCAGGGCGAAGTTTATCAGCTCGCCTCTTCTCTTGACCCAGGGGTGCTGCAGCTGGAGGCGGTCACAGCGGATGCCGCACTGACGCAGCAGCTTGATAACGCTATTCGTCAGCTGCCGATGGAGGTGGTGAACGGCATTCAGGGGCGCTGGAGCAGTGCGCTGCCGCGCTATCAGGACAGCAATACCGCCCACCTGACGTCGATGGAGCGCAGCTGGATAGCGCAGCATCCGGTGGTGATTTATGCCGCCGTCAGCGACGACTATCCGTGGAGCTACCGCAATGCCAGCGGGCAGCCCGCCGGTTACAGTGTTGACCTGCTGAACAGCATCGGCCAGATTACCGGGTTGCGCTTTCAGCCATACTGGGTCAGCAATGCACAGCAGGCGGGCGCGCTGGTGCAGCAGGGGCGGGCGCTGATCCAACTCAATCTGCCGCTGACCGGTGATGATGCCATGCTGAATAATACCCAGCCGGTGTGGCGTGCGCTGTGGGGTGTCTATGTTCAGGCGGCGGCGCAGAACGTCACCGGCTGGCCGGATCTGCGCGGTAAACGCATCGGCGTGCTGCGCGGGGATATCGCCGGGCGCCTGTTGCCCGCAGGTAGCACAACCCAGACATTTGAGGATGCCAGCAGCCTGTACGATGCGCTGGCCAGCGGTCAGATCGACGCGCTGGTCGACAATGTGCTCTCAGCGCGCTGGCGCATCCAGGGGCGTTTTGCCAATACTCTGCAGCTGGCGTTTGCCGCCAGCGACACCGCATGGCCGGTGACCATCGGCATCGCCCCCGATCGGCCGCTGCTGCGCGCACTGCTGAATAACAGCCTGCAGCAGATCCCAGCGGAAAGCTGGCAGCGGCTGCGCGAAACCTGGAGCAGCACGCCGGACAGCTTTAGCGATAGCAACAGCGGCGAGATGCGGCCGATCTCCCTCTTCGTACTGGTCGCCGCGCTGTTTGCCATCGTCTTCCTGCTGATCCTGCTGCTGAGACGCTATCTGGAGCAGCGGCGTGAGCGGCAGCAGCGCCTGCTGCTGGAGCAGGAGCGCGAAGTGGCCCAGCGGGAAAACCGCATGAAAAGTCAGTTCCTCGCCACCGTCAGCCACGAGCTGCGCACGCCGATGCAGGCGGTGCTGGGCCTGCTGGAGCTGGAGCTGATGCAGCAGCCTGAGAGCCATAACCTGGCGTTGATCCACAGCAGCGCCGCCAGCCTGATGACGCTGCTGGGCGATCTGCAGGATCACGCCCGGGTTGAGAGCAACAGCTTCAGCCTGGCCCCCCGTCCGCTGGAGCCGGAAAAATGGCTGCAGCGGCTGGCGGTGTTCTACCACCCGCTGATGCGCGAACAGGGACCGCGGCTGAGCGTCAGCGCCCTGAATCCCCTGCCCGCCTGGGTGCTGATTGACGGCGAACGCCTGCAGCAGATTGCCAACAACCTGATTGCCAATGCGATCAAATTTACCCGCGAGGGTGAGATCCGGCTGACGCTGGAAGCGCTGAGCACGCCGCCACAGCTGCATTTTCAGGTCAGCGATAGCGGCAGTGGCATCCCGCTGGATGAGCAGCAGCGTCTGTTTGAACCCTGGTATCAGACCCCTTCCGGTCGCCAGCTCTCAGTGCAGGGCAGCGGGCTGGGCTTGTCGATCTGCCGCGAAATTGTCAGCCGCATGGGCGGCACTATCACGCTGCAATCCACCCCCGGCCAGGGAACCTGCGTCAGCGTGCTGCTACCGTGGCAGCTTATCCCCTCGCCACTGCCTGCCGCAGATGCCGAACCGCAGCAGTGCAATACCGAGGCGGTCAGCCATCTGCGCGTGGCGATTGTCGACGACCATCCGACCAATCTGCTGGTGATGCAGCAACAGCTGGCGCACTGCGGTATCCAGGCGGAAACCTTCGCTGATGGCCGGGCGCTGCTGAAAGACGGGCGCCAGTGGGACCTGCTGTTTGTTGACTACAGCATGCCGCACCCGGACGGCGTGCAGCTGGCGAAAATAGTGCGCCGTGGCGAACGCCATCAGCCGCATCATACCCGGGTGGTGCTGTGCTCTGCCGATGCGCAGATCCTCAACCGGCCACAGGCGCGACAGGTTGCTGACCGCCTGCTGGTGAAGCCAGTTTCGTTAGCGGATCTTGCCGCTCTGCTGCAGGCGGAGGCGCCCGCGCCGTTTGCCGACCTGCCGCAGCGTTTAAATCAGCTGGCGCATCACGATGAGCATTATTTTCAACGCCTGTGCCAGACGCTGGCCGAGACGCTGAAGCGCGACTGCGCCGCGCTCAGGCAGGCAATAGCGGCAGAAGAGTGGCAGCAGGTTGAGAAAGCGGCGCACAGAATGAAAGGCAGCTGGCTGCTGCTGAACTACAGTGAAGGGGAAACCCTGTGCCAGCAAATCATTGAGGCTGCCCGCCTGCACCAGAACCCTAAGCCTGCAATGAATTTATTGATATCATTAAGCGAAAGCCTGTTAACTCAATTGGGATCCTATGGCTCACACCCACACTGA
- a CDS encoding response regulator transcription factor, with protein MTTLLLIDDHPLVQVALEAALVHAPFPLKLLAADNQRDALALLGDRAIGLVILDIGLPDSDGLQLLKLIKRHYPPLPVVIYSAQEEQVYPRLAEAAGASGYVAKRQPLSQLLSAILAVLGGQRVFPAQHGDTLNAVLTAKEQQILALLARGLSNLQIAGQLHISNKTVSTHKKNIMEKTGAGSVVELAQLWQSQQ; from the coding sequence ATGACCACCCTATTGCTGATTGACGATCATCCGCTGGTCCAGGTGGCGCTGGAAGCGGCCCTGGTACACGCGCCCTTCCCGCTTAAGCTGCTGGCGGCGGATAATCAGCGCGATGCCCTGGCGCTGCTCGGCGATCGCGCTATTGGGCTGGTGATCCTCGATATTGGCTTACCGGACAGCGACGGCTTACAGCTGCTTAAGCTGATTAAGCGCCATTACCCGCCGCTGCCGGTGGTGATCTACTCAGCACAGGAGGAGCAGGTCTATCCGCGTCTGGCGGAAGCCGCCGGGGCATCTGGCTATGTTGCCAAGCGTCAGCCGCTCAGCCAGCTGCTCTCCGCCATCCTTGCCGTGCTCGGCGGCCAGCGCGTCTTCCCTGCCCAGCATGGCGACACGCTTAACGCGGTGCTGACGGCCAAAGAGCAGCAGATCCTCGCGCTGCTGGCGCGCGGCCTGTCTAATCTGCAGATCGCCGGGCAGCTGCATATCAGCAATAAAACCGTCAGCACCCATAAAAAGAACATCATGGAAAAAACCGGAGCGGGTTCGGTCGTCGAACTGGCTCAGCTGTGGCAGTCACAGCAGTGA
- a CDS encoding protein YbgS, with protein sequence MMNKFSMVLLTAAMTLGSTAAMADGSANAAADAGAVAGSAKENIAPNKVDNDKINTGHETQHKTMKHHKKMSADEINKNTQCKDGKCPDINKKVGADANTKTDGTSQ encoded by the coding sequence ATAATGAATAAGTTCTCTATGGTACTACTGACAGCCGCAATGACTCTGGGCAGCACCGCTGCAATGGCCGACGGTTCAGCAAATGCAGCGGCCGATGCCGGCGCAGTGGCTGGCAGCGCAAAAGAAAATATTGCGCCTAACAAAGTTGATAACGACAAAATCAACACTGGCCATGAAACTCAGCATAAAACCATGAAGCACCATAAGAAAATGAGTGCTGATGAGATCAACAAAAACACTCAGTGCAAAGATGGTAAATGTCCGGACATTAACAAAAAAGTCGGCGCTGATGCGAATACCAAAACTGACGGTACTTCGCAGTAA
- the aroG gene encoding 3-deoxy-7-phosphoheptulonate synthase AroG, translating into MNYQNDDLRIKEIKELLPPVALFEKFPATDKAAATVSSARQAIHNILTSHDDRLLVVIGPCSIHDTKAAKEYAGRLLALRDELKDSLEVVMRVYFEKPRTTVGWKGLINDPHMDGSFQINDGLRIARQLLVEINDSGLPAAGEFLDMITPQYVGDLMSWGAIGARTTESQVHRELSSGLSCPVGFKNGTDGTIKVAIDAIGAASAPHCFLSVTKYGHSAIVETSGNEDCHIILRGGKEPNYSAHHVSAVKAGLEKAGLPAQVMIDFSHANSSKQFKKQLDVATDVAQQIAGGEQAIIGVMIESHLVEGNQNLESGEPLVYGKSVTDGCIGWQDTETVLRQLASAVKARRA; encoded by the coding sequence ATGAATTATCAAAACGATGATTTAAGAATCAAAGAGATAAAAGAACTTTTACCTCCGGTTGCGTTATTTGAAAAATTCCCCGCCACGGACAAGGCTGCTGCAACAGTATCCTCGGCCCGCCAGGCAATCCATAACATTCTGACTTCCCATGACGATCGCCTGCTGGTGGTGATCGGCCCCTGCTCTATCCATGATACTAAGGCAGCTAAAGAGTACGCTGGCCGCCTGCTGGCGCTGCGTGACGAGCTGAAAGACTCGCTGGAAGTGGTGATGCGCGTCTATTTTGAAAAACCCCGTACGACCGTGGGTTGGAAAGGGCTGATCAACGATCCCCATATGGACGGCAGCTTCCAGATTAATGACGGCCTGCGTATTGCGCGCCAGCTGCTGGTGGAGATCAACGACAGCGGCCTGCCGGCGGCGGGTGAGTTCCTCGATATGATCACGCCACAGTACGTCGGCGATCTGATGAGCTGGGGCGCCATCGGCGCGCGTACCACGGAATCGCAGGTCCACCGCGAGCTGTCATCCGGCCTCTCCTGCCCGGTAGGTTTCAAGAACGGCACCGACGGCACCATCAAAGTGGCTATCGACGCCATCGGCGCGGCCAGTGCGCCACACTGTTTCCTCTCCGTGACCAAATATGGCCACTCGGCGATTGTGGAAACCAGCGGTAACGAAGACTGCCATATCATCCTGCGCGGCGGCAAAGAGCCAAACTACAGCGCTCACCACGTCAGCGCGGTGAAAGCCGGTCTGGAAAAAGCCGGCCTGCCTGCCCAGGTGATGATCGACTTCAGCCATGCAAACAGCAGCAAGCAGTTTAAGAAGCAGCTGGATGTTGCCACTGACGTGGCGCAGCAGATTGCGGGCGGCGAGCAGGCAATTATCGGCGTAATGATTGAGAGCCATCTGGTCGAGGGCAATCAGAACCTGGAGAGCGGTGAACCGCTGGTGTACGGCAAAAGCGTCACCGACGGCTGCATCGGCTGGCAGGACACTGAAACCGTGCTGCGCCAGCTGGCCAGCGCGGTGAAAGCCCGCCGCGCGTAA
- the gpmA gene encoding 2,3-diphosphoglycerate-dependent phosphoglycerate mutase, with protein sequence MAVTKLVLVRHGESQWNNENRFTGWYDVDLSDKGRTEAKAAGQLLKKEGFTFDFAYTSVLKRAIHTLWNILDEVDQVWLPVEKSWRLNERHYGALQGLDKAETAQKYGDDQVKQWRRGFAVTPPELDRADERFPGHDPRYASLTAEQLPTTESLALTIDRVLPYWNESILPRMKSGEKVIIAAHGNSLRALVKYLDNMSEEEILELNIPTGVPLVYEFDENFKPIKHYYLGDADEIAAKAAAVANQGKAK encoded by the coding sequence ATGGCTGTAACTAAGCTGGTTCTGGTACGTCACGGCGAAAGCCAGTGGAACAACGAAAACCGTTTCACCGGTTGGTACGACGTTGACCTGTCAGACAAAGGCCGCACCGAGGCGAAAGCCGCTGGTCAGCTGTTGAAGAAAGAGGGTTTCACCTTCGATTTCGCTTACACCTCCGTGCTGAAACGTGCCATCCACACCCTGTGGAACATTCTGGATGAAGTTGACCAGGTGTGGCTGCCGGTCGAGAAATCCTGGCGCCTGAACGAGCGTCACTACGGTGCGCTGCAGGGTCTGGATAAAGCAGAAACCGCACAGAAATACGGTGACGATCAGGTTAAGCAGTGGCGTCGTGGCTTTGCCGTGACCCCACCAGAGCTGGACCGCGCCGATGAGCGTTTCCCTGGCCACGACCCGCGCTACGCGTCACTGACCGCTGAGCAGCTGCCAACCACCGAAAGCCTGGCGCTGACCATCGATCGCGTTCTGCCATACTGGAACGAATCTATCCTGCCACGTATGAAAAGCGGCGAGAAAGTGATCATCGCGGCCCACGGTAACTCCCTGCGTGCGCTGGTGAAATACCTGGACAACATGAGCGAAGAAGAGATCCTCGAGCTGAACATCCCAACCGGCGTGCCGCTGGTGTATGAGTTCGACGAAAACTTCAAACCAATCAAACACTACTACCTGGGCGATGCCGACGAGATTGCTGCGAAAGCCGCAGCCGTCGCGAACCAGGGTAAAGCAAAATAA